One stretch of Astatotilapia calliptera chromosome 3, fAstCal1.2, whole genome shotgun sequence DNA includes these proteins:
- the LOC113019592 gene encoding NACHT, LRR and PYD domains-containing protein 3-like: MDQCEDREEGVPPSKSTLCGEHESQTKAQRVSGRTCWPHVPQRFSESSCVSLRSNQSIEPPLFFAPDIPSDYPEPDASCVSLKSDLSMEPPLFFKKQIISETVHDRPGCCEPDHSCVSLKSDTSMEPPLFFKKPASTFRAGKPKRICQRTVFKQTRSCESVKSDASKEPPLFFKKNVIPLKPGKRRSVDQESSEVPSGQSAQQHQTQLDSIFMLLENNIITFVKNELKKIQKVLSPYYEGSEMEDEAVLHCEDEEQWRSNREAVLKITVNFLRRMKQEDLVDRLKNRTPSRVCQQNLKSALKKKFQCVFEGIAKAGNPTLLNQIYTELYITEGGTAEVNDEHEVRQIETASRKTDRPETTIRQEDIFKASHGRDEPIRTVLTKGVAGIGKTVLTQKYTLDWAEDKANQDIQFIFPFTFRELNVLREEKFSLVGLVHRFFTETKEAGICSFEDLQVVFIFDGLDECRLPLDFHKTTILTDPRKSTSVDVLLINLIRGKLLPSARLWITTRPAAANQIPPDCVGMVTEVRGFTDPQKEEYFGKRFRDQEQASRIISHIKTSRSLHIMCHIPVFCWITATVLEDVLETREGGQLPKTLTEMYIHFLVVQAKVKKVKYDGGAETDPHWSPESRKMIESLGKLAFDQLQKGNLIFYESDLTECGIDIRAASVYSGVFTQIFKEERGLYQDKVFCFIHLSVQEFLAALHVHLTFINSGLNLLEELQTTSKRSKPRYFTETHFYQSAVNKALQSPNGHLDLFLRFLLGLSLQTSQTLLQGLLIQTGSSSQTNQETVQYIKEKLSENLTAEKSINLFHSLNELNDRSLVKEIQQSLRSGSLSTDKLFPAQWSALVFILLSSEEDLDVFDLKKYSASEEALLRLLPVVKASKKALLSCCNLSERTCVALSTVLCSQSCSLKELDLSNNNLQDSGVKLLSVGLESPQCTLETLSLSGCLITEEGCTSLASAVSSNPSHLKELDLSYNHSRGFGMQRLSAGMSDPCWRLETLRVEPAGERWLRPGLRKYSCQLTIDTNTVHRELKLSDNNRKVTRVEDVQSYPDHPDRFDQYPQLLCRDGLTGRCYWEVKWRGMVDISSSSVCGLSCWHSVLLQSLL; this comes from the exons atggatcagtgtgaggacagagaggagggagtccctccctctaaaagcactctgtgtggggaacatgagagccagaccaaagctcagag AGTCAGTGGGAGAACCTGTTGGCCTCATGTCCCCCAGAGGTTTTCTGAATCCAGCTGTGTGTCTCTGAGGAGTAATCAGTCCATAGAGCCTCCGCTGTTCTTTGCTCCAGACAT ACCATCAGACTATCCTGAACCTGATGCCAGCTGTGTGTCCTTAAAGAGTGATCTGTCCATGGAGCCTCCACTCTTCTTCAAAAAGCAGATTATTTCAGAGACGGT ACATGACAGACCAGGCTGCTGTGAGCCTGATCACAGCTGTGTGTCTCTGAAGAGTGATACCTCCATGGAGCCACCGCTATTCTTCAAGAAACCAGCATCAACCTTTAGAGCAGGAAAACCAAAGAG GATCTGTCAAAGAACTGTCTTCAAACAGACACGTAGCTGTGAGTCGGTGAAGAGTGATGCGTCCAAGGAGCCGCCGctatttttcaagaaaaacgTTATACCCTTAAAACCAGGGAAACGAAGGAG TGTGGACCAGGAGAGCTCAGAGGTTCCCAGTGGTCAGTctgcccagcagcatcaaacacagctggactccatatttatg ctgctggagaacaatatcatcacttttgtgaagaacgagctgaagaagatccagaagGTTTTGAGTCCATATTATGAAGGCAGTGAGATGGAGGATGAAGCAGTATTGCATTGTGAAGATGAAGAGCAATGGAGGAGCAACAGAGAGGCAGTTCTGAAAATCACAGTAAACTTCCTAAGAAGAATGAAGCAGGAGGATCTGGTTGACCGTCTGAAGAACA GAACTCCCAGCAGAGTTTGTCAGCAAAACCTTAAATCtgcactgaagaagaagttccagtgtgtgtttgaggggatcgctaaagcaggaaacccaaccctcctgaatcagatctacacagagctctacatcacagagggagggactgcagaggtcaatgatgaacatgaggtcagacagattgaaacagcatccaggaaaaCCGACAGACCAGAgacaacaatcagacaagaagacatctttaaagcctcacatggaagagatgaaccaatcagaacagtgctgacaaagggagtggctggcattgggaaaacagtcttaacacagaaatacaccctggactgggctgaagacaaagccaaccaggacatccagttcatatttccattcactttcagagagctgaatgtgctgagagaggaaaagttcagcttggtgggacttgttcatcgcttctttactgaaaccaaagaagcaggaatctgcagctttgaagacctCCAGGTTGTGTttatctttgatggtctggatgagtgtcgacttcctctggacttccacaaaactacaatcctaactgaccctagaaagtccacctcagtggatgtgctgctgataaacctcatcagggggaaactgcttccctctgctcgcctctggataaccacacgacctgcagcagccaatcagatccctcctgactgtgttggcatggtgacagaggtcagagggttcacagacccacagaaggaggagtacttcggGAAGAGGTTCAGAGATCaggagcaggccagcaggatcatctcccacatcaagacatcacgaagcctccacatcatgtgccacatcccagtcttctgctggatcactgctacagttctggaggatgtgctggaaaccagagagggagggcagctgcccaagaccctgactgagatgtacatccacttcctggtggttcaggccaaagtgaagaaggtcaagtatgatggaggagctgagacagatccacactggagtccagagagcaggaagatgattgagtctctgggaaaactggcttttgatcagctgcagaaaggaaacctgatcttctatgaatcagacctgacagagtgtggcatcgatatcagagcagcctcagtgtactcaggagtgttcacacagatctttaaagaggagagaggactgtaccaggacaaggtgttctgcttcatccatctgagtgttcaggagtttctggctgctcttcatgtccatctgaccttcatcaactctggactcaatctgctggaagaACTACAAACAACCTCCAAGAGGTCAAAACCAAGATACTTTACAGAGACACATTTCTATCAAAGTGCTGTGAATAAGGCGttacagagtccaaatggacacctggacttgttcctccgcttcctcctgggtctttcactgcaaACCAGTCAGACTCTCCTCCAAGGTCTGCTGatacagacaggaagtagctcacagaccaatcaggaaacagtccagTACATCAAGGAGAAACTCAGTGAAAATCtgactgcagagaaaagcatcaatctgttccactctttgaatgaactgaatgatcgttctctagtgaaagagatccaacagtccctgagatcaggaagtctctccacagataaactgtttcctgctcagtggtcagctctggtcttcatcttactgtcatcagaagaagatctggatgtgtttgacctgaagaaatactctgcttcagaggaggctcttctgaggctCCTGCCAGTTGTGAAAGCCTCTAAAAAAGCTCT GCTAAGTTGCTGCAACCTTTCAGAAAGAACCTGTGTAGCTCTTTCCACAGTCCTCTGTTCCCAGTCTTGCAGTCTaaaagagctggacctgagtaacaacAATCTGCAGGATTCAGGCGTGAAGCTTCTCTCAGTGGGGCTTGAAAGTCCTCAGTGTACACTGGAAACTCTCAG TTtgtcaggctgtctgatcacagaAGAAGGCTGCACTTCTCTCGCATCAGCTGTCagctccaacccctcccatctgaaaGAGCTGGATCTGAGTTACAATCACTCAAGAGGCTTTGGGATGCAACGGCTGTCGGCTGGAATGAGTGATCCATGCTGGAGACTGGAAACTCTGAG ggtggagcctgctggagaacgatggttgagaccaggtctgaggaagt attcctgtcaactcacaatcgacacaaacacagtgcacAGAGAACTcaaactgtctgacaacaacaggaaggtgacacgTGTGGAGGAcgttcagtcatatcctgatcatccagacagatttgatcaGTATCCTCAGCTCCTGTGCAGagatggtctgactggtcgctgttactgggaggtcaaGTGGAGAGGAATGGTTgatatatca agcagcagtgtatgtggactgtcctgctggcactctgtccttctacagagtctcctctga